Genomic DNA from Brenneria izadpanahii:
ACAAGGCAGTATGCGCAAAAATCAATCTTCGATCTGGAAGTAATCTTCGAGCGGTCGCGCAACAACGCTAGTGAACTTGAACGGCTGTTGAACGAGCTGACCTTTCGCAACACTGCCAAGGCGCGGACGCTGACGACTAAAATCGAGCAAGCCCTAACCGCACTTAGCGGTCGCAGCGTGGTCTCCATGTCGGGTTCCAGTCCATCAGCGCGTCATCCTGGTTCGGCGTCCACGCAATCTTCCCAAGTTGTGCCCCGCGATGCGCCCGCAACGGTAGTGCAACTGCGACCGAAGGCTACTCTAGACCCTGTCATGCGACAGCAATTCGGCAACGACCAGATCGACCCAGGTCCGCTCCCGTCTTTCTCTCCGTCAGGTAAGGCGAATGATGCGCGCGCGATACTGGCAGCATGGACAGCCCTCGAAGCACTGTCGCCTCAAGGCTATAAGCGCCCAGAAGATATGGCAACCGGCGACCGCTCCAGGGTTGCCCTATTAGAGCGAGGCGTTCCATGGGGACCAAATGCCCGCAGTAAGCCCAACCATAGGCTTTATTTCGAAGTCGTCCTCGGCGCCATCGCTCTCGACAAGGCGACGGACGAACTGGTCAAGGTCTTTGGCGAGGACGAGGAGCGTTCACGCCCGGACGGCAAAAAAGCGGCCATCGGCTCGATCCTGATCGACAAGGAAGGCTATGTGCTTGAGGACAACGGCGTCGCCGTTTCCAGTTTTGCCTGGGCGCTCAAGCCGGCACTCGATCTGAAGCTCGGGAGCTTAGGGGCTTGGCCGAAAGTAGAGCTGCGCATTATCGAGCGTCTGGATCGGATGGTTCGCCGCCACAACGAGGATGGAGAACCCATACCGATCGATCTGGATGCCGTTCTTAACGCTCATAGATGGCTTGTGTCGCAGTTTGGTGTGCCCGAGCATTTGGTTGAACCACCCACATTCGTACTCAAGGTGTTTCATCATTTCAAGGCCAAGGCGCCTCCTGAGCCTTCGTTGCTGAATTCCTTCTATCTTGAAGATCTCGGCGAAGCAGCGGAATTGATCGAGGCGGGCAAAGCCGGAACCGGTTTGCGGCGCTACATGGGAATTGGCAGGCCTGACCAGAAAATCGACGTGCTGTCGCCCGTTTCCGCAGTCGAGCCGTTCGTCGCACCGTCGCTCATGCCGCAGGCTCGTTGGCCTTCGCAAGGCGGCCATCCATTGGTGTTGCTTCAACAGGCCGCCGTGAATGCAGCGCGTGCTGAGCTGATTGATGCTCCGGGTATCATCGGCGTCAATGGGCCGCCGGGAACCGGAAAGACCACTCTTCTCCGGGATATCGTCGTTGGTTGCATTCTTGATCGGGCCACTGCGATGTCCGGCTTCAACAAACCGCAGGATGCCTTTTCCACAACAGGCGAGAAGCTGGCATTCGGCTCCAATGCCTTCCTGCACTTCTACAGGTTACATGAATCCTTGAAGGGTCATGAGATCGTCGTAGCGTCCTCCAATAACAAAGCGGTCGAAAACGTCAGCAAAGAGCTTCCCCTCAAGGAAGCCAATGGTCGCCATGAACAGATCGCCTACTTCCGGTCCATCAGCGACCTGATCGCGAACCCCAAACGCGCCGGCTATTTCGAAGCCGAGGGCGACACCCTCTCCGATCCTATCGAAACCTGGGGATTGATCGCCGCCGCGCTCGGCAAGAGCAGCAACCGAGGCGCGTTCCAGCAGGGTTTCTGGTGGAATGAGGACGGCGGTTTTCTTACCTACCTGAAAGCAGCTCGCGGCATGAACGTCATGCGTGAGATCAAGGACGAACGAACTGGCGCAATCATTGATCGCGTGATGCCCAGCGTGGTCGTCAATGAGCGGCCCAGCACCAACGAAGCGGACGCTGCTGCGGCTTGGCGGAAAGCGCGAACCGCATTCCTTAAACTCAAGGAGACGGTGGACGCCGAAATCACCAGCATCGAAGGGATGCGCCGGAATATCCGGGCGCTTAAGGGGGCGACCACCGAACTTCAAAGGCTGAAACAGCTTCGTCCGAACCTGGATGAAGTCGTCGAACAGGCACGCCAGATTGATGAATCCTGCCATCGGGAGCAGGAGAAGGCAAAGTCACAGGTCGAGCGGGACAAGACCTTGCTCGATAGCCATCTTGCTGGCCGTCCGGGTTTCTTCTCCCGCTTGTTCGGGACTGCGGCCTGGAAATCGTGGAGATCGACACTGCAGAAGCTCTCGGCAACCTTGCAGCAATCAGCCCTACGGGCGCAGGTTGCGGACGGCGCCCTGGAGCTTGCAAGGACTGAGTGGAGCAATGCTCAGTCCCAGTTACAGCAACTCGACCATGAAATTTCCAGCAGATGGCAGGCAGTCTCGGAATTGAAGGCGACCGCGGCGCAGGCACGAAACCGCATGGGCGACAGAGTCGTTGACGAGCTATTCTTCGAGCGCGAGCACGAGGCTATCCACCTGACGGCGCCATGGCTTCCCGATGAGGTTCATCGCCTGCGTGAGGATCTGTTCGCCGCCGCCTTGGCGGTGCATAAAGCGTTCATCGATGCTTCGGCCAGCCGCTTGCAACACAATCTTGGGCTATTGATGTCGGGCATGGTGGCTGGCGCCTTCCAGTCTCCCGCTCACCGTGGACTTCTCCCCGATCTTTGGTCGAGCCTTTTCATGGTGGTGCCGACTGTGTCCACGACGTTCGCCTCTGTCCGGACGATGTTCGGGGATCTGCCACCAGAGAGTATTGGCTGGCTTCTGGTCGATGAAGCGGGCCAGGCCGTTCCTCAGGCGGCAGTTGGAGCGATCATGCGGGCAAAGCGCTCCATCGTGGTGGGTGACCCGTTGCAGATCCCACCTGTGGTTTCGCTTCCCGAGAAGCTGAACGCCGAAATCTGCAAGTTCTTCGACATTGACCAGATCGAATGGTCTGCCCCCGCTGCATCTACGCAGACCCTTGCGGATCAGGCATCGCGCTTCAAATCCACCTTCGTCACGGACGTAGGTGATCGAGAGGTCGGGCTGCCACTCCTCGTTCACAGGCGCTGCCAGAACCCAATGTTCGATGTCTCTAACTCCATCGCCTATGCCGGGCAGATGGTCCATGCTGTCGGGCCTAAAAGGCCTGGGCCTATCGGCTCGGCGTTGGGGCGATCTCGCTGGATCGACGTCAATGGCGATGCCGAGACGAAGTGGTGCCCCGACGAGGGCGACGCGGTTGTACGAATGCTCAAAGAGCTGGCTGTATCGGGCATTACAAATCCGGACGTCTTTATCATC
This window encodes:
- a CDS encoding DEAD/DEAH box helicase codes for the protein MTTRQYAQKSIFDLEVIFERSRNNASELERLLNELTFRNTAKARTLTTKIEQALTALSGRSVVSMSGSSPSARHPGSASTQSSQVVPRDAPATVVQLRPKATLDPVMRQQFGNDQIDPGPLPSFSPSGKANDARAILAAWTALEALSPQGYKRPEDMATGDRSRVALLERGVPWGPNARSKPNHRLYFEVVLGAIALDKATDELVKVFGEDEERSRPDGKKAAIGSILIDKEGYVLEDNGVAVSSFAWALKPALDLKLGSLGAWPKVELRIIERLDRMVRRHNEDGEPIPIDLDAVLNAHRWLVSQFGVPEHLVEPPTFVLKVFHHFKAKAPPEPSLLNSFYLEDLGEAAELIEAGKAGTGLRRYMGIGRPDQKIDVLSPVSAVEPFVAPSLMPQARWPSQGGHPLVLLQQAAVNAARAELIDAPGIIGVNGPPGTGKTTLLRDIVVGCILDRATAMSGFNKPQDAFSTTGEKLAFGSNAFLHFYRLHESLKGHEIVVASSNNKAVENVSKELPLKEANGRHEQIAYFRSISDLIANPKRAGYFEAEGDTLSDPIETWGLIAAALGKSSNRGAFQQGFWWNEDGGFLTYLKAARGMNVMREIKDERTGAIIDRVMPSVVVNERPSTNEADAAAAWRKARTAFLKLKETVDAEITSIEGMRRNIRALKGATTELQRLKQLRPNLDEVVEQARQIDESCHREQEKAKSQVERDKTLLDSHLAGRPGFFSRLFGTAAWKSWRSTLQKLSATLQQSALRAQVADGALELARTEWSNAQSQLQQLDHEISSRWQAVSELKATAAQARNRMGDRVVDELFFEREHEAIHLTAPWLPDEVHRLREDLFAAALAVHKAFIDASASRLQHNLGLLMSGMVAGAFQSPAHRGLLPDLWSSLFMVVPTVSTTFASVRTMFGDLPPESIGWLLVDEAGQAVPQAAVGAIMRAKRSIVVGDPLQIPPVVSLPEKLNAEICKFFDIDQIEWSAPAASTQTLADQASRFKSTFVTDVGDREVGLPLLVHRRCQNPMFDVSNSIAYAGQMVHAVGPKRPGPIGSALGRSRWIDVNGDAETKWCPDEGDAVVRMLKELAVSGITNPDVFIITPFKIVEQKMRRRLDSETDLLRAFGVKLDEWSRDRVGTIHTFQGREADTVILLLGAPKASQQRARQWAASPPNIINVAVSRAKQNLYVVGSAAAWAGAGTSLQVLQRQLAQSA